One Spirochaetota bacterium genomic region harbors:
- the surE gene encoding 5'/3'-nucleotidase SurE, translating into MNILLTNDDGIHSDGLAALCDALSEKHGVYIIAPNGERSACSNAITVRNDLGVEKLSEGRYALDGFPADCVNVGLHGGIIPSIDLVISGINHGPNLGDDVYFSGTTAGARTAFIFGVSGIAISLDCFGSSDYFGEAAGFMAAYLEEYRKLAELGPLFLNINYPDLANTRIAGVRYTMLAKRHYRDSYSITGSDGNVIRMRLTGRIESDELEGSDAMELRNGYISITPLHLDCTDHSFIRRLSGQGVHG; encoded by the coding sequence ATGAACATACTCCTCACGAACGATGATGGTATTCATTCGGATGGGCTGGCTGCGCTCTGCGACGCGCTCTCCGAGAAGCACGGGGTGTATATAATAGCGCCGAACGGGGAGAGAAGTGCGTGTTCGAACGCGATAACGGTACGTAACGACTTGGGAGTGGAGAAGCTCTCCGAGGGGCGCTACGCCCTGGACGGCTTTCCGGCCGATTGCGTGAACGTAGGGCTGCACGGCGGAATCATCCCGTCGATCGACCTGGTTATTTCCGGCATCAATCACGGCCCCAACCTCGGCGATGACGTTTATTTTTCAGGAACGACGGCCGGCGCGAGGACGGCGTTCATCTTCGGGGTTTCCGGAATCGCGATCTCGCTCGATTGTTTCGGGTCCTCGGACTATTTCGGCGAGGCGGCAGGCTTTATGGCGGCGTACCTTGAAGAGTACCGGAAGCTTGCCGAACTCGGACCGTTGTTTCTCAATATTAATTATCCCGACCTGGCCAATACGCGCATCGCAGGGGTTCGCTATACGATGCTTGCAAAGCGCCATTACCGCGATTCGTACAGCATTACGGGAAGCGACGGGAACGTTATACGCATGCGCCTGACGGGAAGGATTGAAAGCGATGAACTGGAGGGCAGCGACGCGATGGAGCTTCGAAATGGATACATTTCGATAACACCGCTCCATCTCGACTGCACCGACCATTCTTTCATCAGGCGGCTTTCGGGACAGGGTGTTCATGGCTGA
- a CDS encoding tetratricopeptide repeat protein, which yields MADIGLDSKIKRFLAAALSKSVMNDYRNALEDLRAAEALDRDNPEVLYNLGICYARTGLYKSAAEYFRRVIDLPLAFVDINTVRKLLAYCAIMYGEYAEAERLLETSLGISPRDAAALNMRGYCREKTGRYTEAIESYREIIGIDPRNWNAHNSLAFLIAESGGDLAEAAGHASIALKAKPAHPAYLDTMGYVYMKRGQARAAKDHYKKALAQMPESAEIKAHIAELLGTRPGKRG from the coding sequence ATGGCTGACATAGGGCTCGATAGCAAGATAAAGAGGTTTCTGGCGGCCGCGCTAAGTAAAAGCGTGATGAATGACTACCGGAACGCATTGGAGGACCTCAGGGCGGCGGAGGCCCTCGACCGGGACAACCCCGAGGTTCTTTACAACCTCGGCATCTGTTATGCGCGCACCGGCCTGTATAAAAGCGCTGCCGAGTACTTCAGGCGGGTTATCGACCTTCCGCTTGCGTTCGTGGATATCAATACCGTACGCAAGCTTCTCGCCTACTGCGCCATAATGTACGGTGAGTATGCCGAGGCGGAGCGGCTTCTCGAAACAAGCCTCGGAATTTCGCCCAGGGACGCCGCCGCTCTCAATATGAGGGGATACTGCCGGGAAAAAACGGGACGATACACCGAAGCGATTGAGTCGTACCGCGAGATAATCGGCATTGATCCGCGCAACTGGAACGCCCACAACTCTCTGGCCTTCCTGATCGCCGAAAGCGGAGGCGACCTCGCCGAGGCCGCCGGGCATGCGTCGATTGCGCTGAAGGCGAAACCAGCTCATCCCGCCTATCTTGACACGATGGGCTATGTCTATATGAAGCGGGGTCAGGCCAGGGCGGCCAAGGATCATTATAAAAAGGCGCTTGCCCAGATGCCCGAATCGGCGGAGATCAAGGCCCACATCGCCGAACTCCTGGGCACCCGCCCCGGGAAACGCGGGTAA
- a CDS encoding TetR/AcrR family transcriptional regulator, whose product MPAKGQKRKQQIIDTAKDMFIHNGFQSTHIGQVCEKLNIARGTVYQYFGNKREILYAILESVEENIDDILDPDDLKDFLRTNPVQKSVLKFVTERIFGCINVIMSEPIVIKLIFKDIVGIDEEVVQRVEKFLEYVTKVVTRDIDEIKKKGVYKKTINPELTALMLIGAVMYVVYDFDRKKANVLEKDVLDAVVANYLYGVIK is encoded by the coding sequence ATGCCTGCGAAAGGTCAGAAAAGAAAACAGCAGATAATCGATACGGCGAAGGATATGTTCATCCATAACGGGTTCCAGAGCACTCATATCGGACAGGTGTGCGAAAAGCTCAACATCGCCCGGGGGACCGTGTACCAGTATTTTGGCAACAAGCGTGAAATTCTCTACGCGATACTCGAGTCGGTTGAGGAAAACATTGATGATATACTCGATCCGGACGACCTGAAGGATTTTTTGAGGACGAATCCGGTGCAGAAATCGGTGCTCAAGTTCGTCACGGAACGTATATTCGGCTGCATCAACGTGATCATGAGTGAGCCCATCGTCATAAAGCTGATCTTCAAGGACATTGTTGGCATTGACGAGGAAGTGGTGCAGCGGGTCGAAAAGTTTCTGGAGTATGTCACCAAGGTCGTTACGCGCGACATTGATGAGATCAAGAAGAAAGGTGTGTACAAGAAGACCATCAATCCCGAGCTGACGGCGCTTATGCTCATCGGCGCGGTCATGTATGTGGTCTATGATTTCGACAGAAAAAAAGCGAACGTTCTCGAAAAGGACGTGCTGGATGCCGTTGTGGCGAATTACCTCTACGGCGTGATAAAATAG
- a CDS encoding HEAT repeat domain-containing protein, whose amino-acid sequence MRNKALPILCALAAAMLVTTVQAAGERTAASLHSAILRGAHDEHERAMRYIETKRPGDLLPLLKETVLNDGDMEYKGRAIDALSRYPFRNVSPLWMDLLRQSRSFPVKKRIIDIMAASDDRRVVTALVEELASPFSTVRESAIKALSKMGDDRMFPYILNMAQDPDPIYRVYALEAIYHLYDRRVGYLLRDMLKDDNKSVRYYALKCIERNNLVENIPIVRTLALSDQNWEVRIKSIELIRYFRDTGSIYVLLRALTDTNRDIRLAAAQALLEFRSPATASAVSAQLAVEDDDAIKELLIDTLIATRNGGGFRGLDRVLSSDTNVSLRIRGALACGDIGDARAIGLLMSALSDADYRVRAEACNSLAAFRGARAITVKLQEVVCTETSLYVRLAALYALVRIGDRASTLPLFDQYVVETDPVFREKLRHAVRGFMTR is encoded by the coding sequence ATGAGAAATAAGGCTTTACCGATACTATGTGCACTTGCCGCGGCCATGCTCGTCACGACCGTTCAGGCGGCCGGCGAACGGACCGCCGCCTCGCTGCATTCTGCGATACTGCGCGGTGCGCATGACGAGCATGAGCGAGCAATGCGCTACATAGAAACGAAAAGGCCCGGGGATCTCCTCCCGCTCCTAAAAGAAACCGTGCTTAATGATGGAGATATGGAGTATAAAGGGCGCGCGATCGACGCCCTCTCCCGATATCCGTTCAGAAACGTATCACCCCTGTGGATGGACCTGCTGCGGCAGAGCAGGTCGTTCCCCGTTAAAAAAAGAATCATCGACATTATGGCCGCTTCGGACGACCGGCGAGTCGTGACCGCGCTCGTTGAGGAACTCGCCAGCCCCTTCTCGACGGTGCGGGAAAGCGCTATAAAGGCGCTCTCAAAGATGGGCGATGACCGTATGTTCCCCTACATCCTCAATATGGCCCAGGACCCCGATCCGATTTACCGTGTTTACGCGCTGGAGGCGATATATCACCTGTACGACCGCCGGGTAGGGTATCTGCTGAGAGACATGCTGAAAGATGATAATAAGTCGGTCCGTTATTACGCGCTTAAATGTATCGAGCGCAATAACCTCGTCGAGAATATACCGATCGTACGGACGCTCGCGCTTTCAGATCAGAATTGGGAAGTGCGCATAAAATCGATCGAGCTTATACGATATTTTCGCGACACAGGCTCGATCTATGTGCTGCTGCGCGCCCTCACCGACACAAACAGGGATATCCGCCTTGCGGCCGCCCAGGCGCTTTTGGAATTCCGGTCCCCGGCCACCGCGTCCGCCGTTTCGGCTCAGCTCGCGGTCGAGGACGACGACGCAATAAAGGAACTGCTGATCGACACACTCATCGCCACCCGCAACGGAGGCGGCTTCAGGGGACTCGATCGGGTGCTTTCATCGGATACGAACGTATCACTACGAATCAGGGGTGCGTTAGCCTGCGGCGATATAGGAGACGCCCGTGCGATCGGCCTGCTGATGTCGGCGCTGAGCGATGCCGATTACCGCGTGAGGGCCGAAGCCTGCAATTCGCTCGCCGCATTCAGGGGCGCCCGGGCGATAACCGTCAAACTACAGGAGGTTGTCTGCACCGAGACGAGCCTTTACGTGAGGCTCGCGGCGTTATATGCGCTGGTGCGTATAGGCGACAGGGCCTCGACGCTTCCGCTCTTCGACCAGTACGTGGTTGAGACCGATCCGGTCTTCAGGGAAAAACTTCGCCATGCCGTACGCGGATTCATGACGAGGTAA
- a CDS encoding NAD+ synthase: MKIALAQTNPVIADIEGNRAKLVSCVERAKRLGAELVVFPEMATIGYPPMDLLENHILIDDNLASLEAVARACTGIAAVCGYVDFDRDNSPMLFNSAAFLADGRIISRHHKTLLPTYDVFDEMRYFSPARRQEPVFYRGRSIGITICEDIWNDLDYDDASPAMRRYHIDPVKSLVDRGIDLLISINASPYVRGKNSVKWAMISAIARKNSVPVVYVNQAGGNDSLIFDGNSFMVDAHGVFAVRAARFAEDLVVVDDASAGTGPFPMEDELEDIRLALVLGLRDYVSKCGFNSIIVGLSGGIDSALTAALAVQALGSENVMGITMPSPFSSQGSVDDSVELAAKLGFRVETIPISGLYGAYKDLLSVIFAGWPEDVTEENIQARIRGNILMAASNKFGSLLLTTGNKSELAMGYCTLYGDMSGGLAVLSDLPKTLVYRLAEHINRAGEVIPRASIEKAPSAELRENQKDEDSLPPYSLLDGILERYIELAMSADEIIADGFPAKLVRDILIKVDRNEYKRRQAPPGLKVTTKAFGIGRRIPMAQRFHH, translated from the coding sequence ATGAAGATCGCGCTTGCACAGACCAATCCAGTGATTGCCGACATCGAGGGAAACCGCGCTAAGCTGGTATCCTGTGTCGAGCGGGCGAAACGTCTGGGTGCGGAGCTGGTCGTTTTCCCGGAGATGGCGACTATCGGTTACCCGCCGATGGATCTCCTCGAGAACCATATACTGATCGACGACAACCTCGCGTCGCTTGAGGCCGTCGCGAGGGCCTGCACCGGGATCGCCGCAGTATGCGGATATGTCGATTTCGACCGCGATAACAGCCCGATGCTCTTCAACTCCGCGGCGTTTCTGGCCGATGGGCGCATAATTTCGCGCCATCATAAAACCCTTCTTCCCACATACGATGTCTTTGACGAGATGCGCTACTTTTCGCCCGCGCGTCGGCAGGAACCTGTTTTCTACCGCGGTCGATCGATCGGCATCACCATCTGCGAGGACATCTGGAACGATCTCGATTACGACGACGCTTCGCCGGCCATGAGGCGATATCACATCGATCCGGTGAAAAGCCTGGTCGACCGCGGGATCGATCTGCTTATTTCGATAAATGCCTCGCCATATGTGCGGGGAAAGAACTCCGTCAAGTGGGCCATGATTTCCGCCATCGCGCGCAAGAACTCCGTTCCTGTGGTGTACGTCAACCAGGCCGGCGGGAATGACAGCCTGATATTCGACGGTAACAGCTTTATGGTCGACGCGCACGGCGTGTTCGCGGTCAGGGCCGCGCGCTTCGCGGAGGACCTTGTCGTTGTTGATGATGCTTCTGCCGGGACGGGGCCGTTCCCGATGGAAGACGAACTTGAGGACATCAGGCTGGCGCTGGTTCTGGGGCTTCGGGATTACGTCAGCAAGTGCGGTTTTAACAGTATTATCGTGGGGCTTTCGGGAGGAATCGATTCAGCTCTTACCGCGGCACTTGCGGTCCAGGCGCTCGGAAGCGAAAACGTAATGGGAATCACCATGCCCTCGCCGTTTTCGTCACAGGGCAGCGTCGACGATTCGGTCGAGCTCGCGGCGAAGCTCGGTTTTCGCGTGGAGACCATCCCCATCAGCGGACTCTACGGGGCCTACAAAGACCTACTCTCTGTAATCTTCGCCGGATGGCCGGAGGATGTGACCGAGGAGAACATCCAGGCGCGGATTCGGGGGAACATCCTCATGGCGGCAAGCAACAAGTTCGGGAGCCTTCTGCTCACGACCGGGAACAAGTCCGAGCTCGCCATGGGCTATTGCACGCTGTACGGCGACATGTCGGGAGGGCTTGCGGTACTTTCAGACCTTCCGAAGACGCTGGTGTATCGGCTCGCGGAACACATCAATCGCGCCGGCGAGGTGATTCCCCGTGCCAGTATCGAGAAGGCACCCTCGGCCGAGCTTCGCGAAAACCAGAAAGACGAGGACAGCCTGCCGCCGTACAGCCTGCTCGACGGTATTCTCGAGCGCTATATAGAACTCGCCATGTCAGCGGACGAAATCATCGCCGATGGCTTTCCGGCAAAGCTTGTTCGCGATATTTTAATAAAGGTTGACCGCAACGAGTATAAGCGGCGCCAGGCCCCGCCGGGGCTAAAGGTGACCACCAAGGCTTTCGGCATCGGCCGGCGAATCCCAATGGCGCAGCGCTTCCATCATTAA
- a CDS encoding ferredoxin-thioredoxin reductase catalytic domain-containing protein, whose amino-acid sequence MSGGGIGRDEIENLYRRLFAEAEAGGYHLNPEVAFTLELIEGLLLNERRYGYWACPCRLASGVRSEDLDIICPCDYRDPDLDDHDACYCGLYVTQKVQSGKRAVRPIPERRPAEEERGRAVGKKSETVAPGTLPYPVWRCKVCGYLCARDNPPESCPVCKAKKDRFERFL is encoded by the coding sequence ATGAGCGGCGGCGGAATCGGCCGGGACGAGATCGAAAACCTGTACCGGCGGCTCTTCGCCGAGGCCGAGGCCGGCGGCTATCATCTCAACCCCGAGGTCGCGTTTACCCTGGAGCTCATCGAGGGACTCCTTTTAAACGAACGGCGGTACGGATACTGGGCCTGTCCCTGCCGGCTGGCGTCGGGAGTGAGGTCCGAGGATCTCGATATCATCTGCCCCTGCGACTACCGCGATCCCGATCTGGACGACCATGACGCCTGTTACTGCGGCCTGTATGTCACGCAGAAAGTGCAGAGCGGAAAACGCGCCGTCCGTCCCATACCCGAGCGCCGTCCGGCGGAAGAAGAACGCGGGCGCGCCGTCGGTAAAAAATCCGAAACCGTTGCACCCGGAACGCTTCCTTATCCCGTGTGGCGCTGCAAGGTGTGCGGATACCTCTGCGCACGCGACAATCCCCCCGAATCATGTCCCGTCTGCAAGGCGAAGAAAGACCGCTTCGAGCGCTTTTTATAG
- a CDS encoding glutaredoxin family protein, producing the protein MALMNRVEGKGKGTIVLYALSTCVWCKKARGLLDELGVAYEYVYVDQLPREANAAVKDEIRRWNPQGSFPTIVIDNDRCIVGFDEEKIMKEIGL; encoded by the coding sequence ATGGCACTTATGAACCGCGTCGAAGGGAAGGGAAAAGGAACCATCGTACTGTATGCCCTCAGCACATGCGTCTGGTGCAAGAAGGCGAGGGGGCTCCTGGATGAGCTCGGCGTCGCCTACGAGTATGTGTACGTGGACCAGCTGCCCCGCGAGGCGAACGCCGCCGTCAAGGATGAGATACGCCGCTGGAACCCCCAGGGCTCGTTCCCGACCATCGTCATCGACAACGACCGCTGCATCGTGGGCTTCGACGAAGAAAAAATAATGAAGGAGATCGGCCTATGA
- a CDS encoding sulfide/dihydroorotate dehydrogenase-like FAD/NAD-binding protein — MHRIRLNEKISPNVGKMIVDAPDVARYRKPGQFIMLRIDECGERIPLTIADVDTALGTITLYYQIVGKTTENMARLKAGGHLKDVAGPLGHPTEIIKFGTAVCVGGGIGVAPIYPIAAALHRAGNKVVGVIGARTKNLLILEKEMGEVSERLIVCTDDGSHGRKAFVTEALGEIMAAEKVDIVVAIGPVPMMRAVSELTRPSGIKTLVSLNSVMVDGTGMCGGCRVTVNGEKRFTCVDGPEFDGHQVNFEELVMRLNTYRDEEAVSMREHRCRLGEVDHEG; from the coding sequence GTGCATCGTATACGACTGAACGAAAAAATATCACCGAACGTAGGGAAGATGATCGTAGATGCTCCCGACGTGGCCAGGTACCGCAAGCCGGGCCAGTTCATCATGCTCCGGATCGACGAATGCGGCGAGCGGATCCCGCTAACCATCGCAGACGTGGACACGGCGCTGGGGACCATTACGCTCTATTATCAGATTGTCGGGAAGACGACGGAAAACATGGCGCGCCTGAAGGCGGGCGGGCACCTTAAAGATGTCGCCGGTCCGCTGGGACATCCGACTGAGATTATAAAATTCGGCACCGCGGTCTGTGTCGGCGGGGGGATCGGGGTCGCGCCGATATACCCGATTGCCGCGGCGCTGCACCGCGCGGGAAACAAAGTGGTCGGCGTTATCGGCGCGCGAACGAAAAATCTCCTTATACTCGAAAAGGAGATGGGCGAGGTGAGCGAGCGGCTGATAGTTTGCACCGACGACGGGAGCCATGGCCGCAAGGCCTTTGTGACCGAGGCGCTTGGCGAGATCATGGCGGCGGAAAAGGTGGACATCGTTGTCGCCATCGGGCCCGTGCCGATGATGAGGGCGGTGAGTGAACTTACCAGGCCGTCGGGGATAAAGACCCTTGTGAGCCTGAACTCCGTGATGGTGGACGGCACCGGGATGTGTGGCGGGTGCCGAGTGACGGTGAACGGGGAGAAGCGCTTTACCTGCGTCGATGGCCCGGAGTTCGACGGGCACCAGGTTAATTTCGAGGAGCTCGTGATGCGGCTCAATACATACAGGGATGAGGAGGCCGTTTCGATGCGGGAGCACAGGTGCAGGCTGGGGGAGGTGGATCATGAAGGATAA
- the gltA gene encoding NADPH-dependent glutamate synthase, with amino-acid sequence MKDKVPRQSMPEQPPAQRVRNYKEVPLGYSDETARLEASRCLQCKRPTCVDGCPVRVDIPGFIKAIRDGDFLSSIHLIKTTNSLPAVCGRVCPQEEQCEKLCVLTKKGESVAIGKLERFAADYEREREQLEIRAAAEMKEGRVAIVGSGPAGLTAAGELAKMGYRVTVFEAFHNAGGVLVYGIPEFRLPKAIVQYEIDALAKLGVEIVLNRVVGSAGTVNDLLSEGFDAVFIGTGAGLPLFLDIPGENLQGVYSANEYLTRANLMKAYKFPEYDTPIARGDSIAVVGGGNVAMDSARMALRLGSKKVHLIYRRSRAEMPARVEEVHHAEEEGVLFQLLTNPVRFIGDEQGRLKAVECVRMELGEPDDSGRRRPVVVKGSEFTIDIDVAIVAIGNGPNPLIPRTTPGLAVSKWGNIVADDESMKTSRKGVFAGGDIVTGAATVILAMGAGRKAAMAINTYLQTGEW; translated from the coding sequence ATGAAGGATAAAGTCCCCCGCCAGTCCATGCCCGAGCAGCCTCCCGCACAGAGGGTGCGGAACTATAAAGAGGTACCGCTGGGTTACTCCGACGAGACAGCGCGTCTGGAGGCGTCGCGCTGCCTTCAGTGCAAGAGGCCTACCTGCGTGGACGGTTGCCCGGTGCGTGTCGACATACCGGGCTTTATTAAAGCGATACGCGATGGTGATTTTCTCAGCTCCATACATTTAATCAAAACGACCAACTCGCTGCCGGCAGTATGCGGACGGGTTTGCCCGCAGGAGGAGCAGTGTGAAAAGCTCTGTGTACTCACCAAAAAGGGCGAGTCGGTCGCGATAGGTAAGCTTGAGCGCTTTGCCGCGGATTACGAGCGCGAGCGCGAACAACTTGAGATACGGGCCGCGGCGGAGATGAAGGAAGGCCGCGTCGCCATCGTCGGCTCGGGGCCCGCGGGACTTACGGCGGCGGGCGAGCTCGCCAAGATGGGCTACCGTGTGACGGTTTTCGAGGCCTTTCACAACGCCGGCGGTGTGCTGGTGTACGGCATTCCGGAATTTCGCCTGCCCAAGGCGATCGTGCAGTACGAAATCGACGCGCTCGCCAAGCTCGGCGTGGAAATCGTGCTGAACCGCGTTGTAGGTTCGGCGGGAACGGTCAATGACCTGTTGTCCGAAGGTTTCGACGCGGTGTTCATCGGAACGGGAGCGGGACTCCCGCTCTTCCTCGACATTCCGGGAGAAAACCTGCAGGGGGTCTACTCGGCGAACGAGTACCTGACGCGGGCGAATCTCATGAAGGCATACAAGTTCCCCGAGTATGATACGCCAATCGCGCGCGGAGATTCGATCGCCGTGGTAGGCGGGGGAAATGTTGCGATGGACTCGGCACGCATGGCGTTGCGCCTCGGCAGCAAAAAGGTGCACCTGATCTATCGCCGCTCCAGGGCCGAGATGCCCGCGCGCGTCGAGGAGGTGCATCACGCCGAGGAGGAGGGCGTGCTCTTCCAGCTGCTCACAAATCCGGTGCGCTTCATCGGCGACGAGCAGGGGCGGCTCAAGGCGGTGGAGTGCGTCCGCATGGAACTCGGAGAGCCGGACGATTCGGGGAGGCGCCGTCCCGTCGTGGTGAAGGGCTCGGAGTTTACCATCGATATCGACGTGGCGATCGTCGCAATCGGGAACGGGCCCAACCCGCTGATACCGCGGACCACGCCTGGCCTCGCGGTCAGCAAATGGGGCAACATCGTCGCCGACGATGAAAGCATGAAGACGAGCAGAAAGGGCGTTTTCGCCGGCGGAGACATCGTTACCGGCGCCGCGACGGTCATCCTCGCAATGGGAGCCGGACGAAAGGCCGCAATGGCCATAAACACATATCTTCAGACCGGAGAATGGTAA
- a CDS encoding adenylate/guanylate cyclase domain-containing protein, whose product MVYRRSIIAGASEDRLERLIQARLEPGADKQNIDARIWDLFGEEWCVMFTDLSGFSRGVAKFGIIHFLQTIYESERILIPIIEEHDGILLKVEGDSFLVIFRKVRKALQAAIHMQRVLKTYNADKAEEEQVLLCVGLGFGKMLRIGDTDVFGAEVNAASKLGEDTAGAWEILATGAVMEAAGKIPDIVFKEIDDIPPGAGKAYRALYSIE is encoded by the coding sequence ATGGTATATCGACGATCGATAATCGCGGGCGCATCGGAGGACCGGCTGGAAAGGCTCATACAGGCGCGGCTTGAGCCTGGCGCGGACAAACAGAACATCGACGCGCGCATCTGGGACCTCTTCGGCGAGGAGTGGTGCGTGATGTTTACCGACCTTTCGGGCTTTTCGCGCGGGGTCGCCAAATTCGGCATCATACATTTTTTGCAGACCATATACGAGTCCGAGCGCATCCTCATCCCGATAATCGAGGAGCATGATGGAATACTTCTTAAAGTGGAAGGGGACAGCTTTCTTGTGATTTTTCGCAAGGTTAGAAAGGCTCTCCAGGCGGCGATTCATATGCAACGCGTGCTAAAGACGTACAACGCGGACAAGGCGGAGGAGGAACAGGTTCTCCTGTGCGTGGGGCTCGGTTTTGGCAAGATGCTGCGCATAGGCGACACCGACGTGTTCGGTGCGGAAGTGAACGCCGCGAGCAAGCTGGGGGAGGACACGGCCGGGGCATGGGAGATCCTTGCGACGGGCGCGGTAATGGAAGCCGCCGGAAAGATTCCCGATATAGTTTTCAAGGAGATTGACGACATACCGCCGGGGGCGGGGAAGGCGTACAGGGCGCTCTATTCTATTGAGTGA
- the hypB gene encoding hydrogenase nickel incorporation protein HypB, producing MEIKVLKDILASNESRAEEIRALLKEKKIYMIDLMSSPGSGKTTLLDRIIGSLKNRYRIAVIEGDIKTTKDAERLSGHDVPIIQIETSLFGGDCHLESSWIRKCLDGFDLDALDLVIIENIGNLVCPAEFELGDDERIVVLSVTEGEDKPVKYPLMFNSSHTLLLNKVDLLPHLDYSVDEVMANIGRVNPKMTVFRTSARTGEGIDEFVAHLAVNIEKKKLRLH from the coding sequence ATGGAGATCAAGGTACTAAAAGACATCCTCGCGTCGAACGAAAGCCGGGCGGAGGAGATACGCGCGCTTTTAAAAGAGAAAAAAATATACATGATCGACCTCATGAGCTCGCCGGGTTCGGGTAAGACCACACTGCTCGACCGGATCATTGGCTCGCTTAAAAACCGCTACCGAATCGCAGTAATCGAGGGCGACATCAAGACTACCAAAGACGCCGAGAGGCTTTCCGGCCACGACGTCCCGATCATACAGATCGAAACTTCGCTCTTCGGCGGGGACTGCCACCTCGAAAGCTCGTGGATCCGCAAGTGCCTGGACGGCTTCGACCTCGATGCGCTCGACCTGGTCATCATCGAGAATATCGGCAACCTCGTATGCCCGGCCGAATTCGAGCTCGGCGACGACGAACGGATAGTAGTGCTCTCCGTGACCGAGGGCGAGGATAAGCCGGTCAAGTACCCGCTAATGTTCAACTCGTCGCATACGCTGCTTCTCAACAAGGTTGATCTGCTTCCCCACCTCGATTACAGCGTCGACGAGGTGATGGCGAACATCGGGCGGGTCAATCCGAAGATGACAGTTTTCAGAACCAGTGCCAGAACGGGAGAGGGGATAGACGAGTTCGTCGCGCACCTTGCCGTCAATATCGAAAAGAAAAAACTCCGGCTGCACTGA